From a single Vibrio tubiashii genomic region:
- a CDS encoding patatin-like phospholipase family protein, which yields MRKLVGFLACVIGSVAFSAVAQPETEQEVRPKVALVLAGGGAKGAAHIGVLKALEELRVPVDIVTGTSMGSYVGGLYATGMSADEIESFIDTVDWNSGYRDRVDRSQRKVQDKEYEDRYQLTTDLGLSWGEIRGKRGIVQGQGMLKLLRETAGNLPPFESFDQLAIPYRSVATDIIELEPVVIDHGYLVDAMMASMSVPGALPPYELDGRLLVDGGVTNNMPVDIARDLGADVVIAVDISTAYKDKEDFTTLFTVADQLSNYLVRNTTNQQAELLTEQDLYLRPEVGDMETTEFAKMPEAFNKGYQVTMENKELLKQYSLSSAQYQQYVDHKEEARRKLRYGDEITVQNVVINNNTHYADELLEQRLNLESGNKYSLSEVEQSVQDLYALDRFELIKYRYDVVEGQDTLIVDVNEKSWGPNYVNFRFFLEDDFSTDSQYSLGLSSNFTDLNDYGAELRTNFEIGTDKLFQAELYTPFFSSQKAFTTFGITFNSEKRNVPDSGFEDTTLDATKNYFPLTYNEWVAEWALGYQDTLWRRFKVGARYVDGEGELSTLPSYLDLDFKRLGVFANYRIDTLDNYSLPRKGFYLNLDYLISHDESVGGTVETERVYEEDTAYEFGAKMIAAHTFSRHTLVANVDLGFVNNKNSSVPIDPKEIGGFLNLSGIPRNSLIGQNKVFGSLVYRYRWFDNDFGLFTSPFYIGGSLEYGGVWSDPDLGIDDAPLYAAGSVFAGVDSPIGPIMFGYGRTEQNFDSVYLIIGTTFK from the coding sequence GTGAGAAAACTCGTTGGCTTCCTAGCATGTGTCATCGGAAGTGTTGCATTTAGTGCGGTCGCTCAGCCTGAGACGGAACAAGAAGTCAGACCTAAAGTCGCCCTTGTTTTAGCGGGTGGTGGCGCTAAAGGTGCCGCGCATATCGGCGTATTAAAAGCACTGGAAGAGCTAAGAGTTCCTGTCGATATCGTCACGGGCACGAGCATGGGATCATACGTTGGTGGTTTATACGCAACAGGTATGAGTGCCGACGAAATCGAGTCCTTTATTGATACCGTCGACTGGAATAGTGGTTACCGCGATCGGGTTGATCGCAGTCAACGCAAAGTTCAAGACAAAGAGTACGAAGACAGGTACCAACTCACCACCGATCTTGGCTTAAGCTGGGGGGAGATTCGCGGTAAACGAGGCATAGTGCAAGGCCAGGGCATGCTTAAACTTTTGCGCGAAACCGCAGGTAATTTGCCTCCTTTTGAATCCTTTGATCAACTCGCTATTCCTTATCGTTCAGTGGCGACAGACATCATTGAGCTAGAGCCAGTTGTTATTGATCATGGCTATTTGGTGGATGCCATGATGGCGAGTATGTCTGTGCCGGGTGCACTACCACCGTATGAGCTTGATGGACGCTTACTTGTTGATGGTGGTGTCACCAACAACATGCCGGTCGACATTGCGCGAGATCTTGGTGCTGATGTTGTTATTGCGGTGGATATCAGTACAGCGTACAAAGATAAAGAAGACTTTACCACGCTGTTTACCGTTGCCGATCAACTCTCCAATTATCTAGTCCGTAATACGACCAATCAGCAAGCTGAACTACTCACCGAGCAAGACTTATACTTACGCCCTGAAGTGGGCGATATGGAAACGACTGAATTTGCCAAAATGCCTGAAGCATTCAATAAAGGCTATCAGGTCACCATGGAGAATAAAGAGCTCCTCAAGCAATACAGCCTCTCTTCAGCGCAATATCAACAGTATGTTGACCATAAAGAAGAGGCACGCCGTAAGCTGCGATATGGAGACGAAATTACCGTCCAGAACGTTGTGATCAACAACAATACTCACTATGCCGATGAGCTGCTGGAACAAAGGTTAAATTTAGAATCAGGCAATAAGTACAGCCTGTCTGAGGTCGAGCAAAGCGTTCAAGACTTGTATGCTTTAGATCGTTTTGAGCTTATTAAGTACCGTTATGATGTCGTTGAAGGTCAAGATACGCTGATTGTTGATGTTAATGAGAAATCATGGGGCCCTAACTACGTTAATTTTCGCTTCTTTTTGGAAGATGACTTTAGTACCGATAGCCAGTATTCACTTGGCCTTTCAAGTAACTTTACTGACCTCAATGATTATGGTGCAGAGTTAAGAACCAATTTTGAAATTGGTACTGATAAGTTATTTCAGGCTGAGCTGTATACGCCATTTTTCTCAAGCCAGAAAGCTTTTACAACTTTTGGGATTACCTTCAACAGTGAAAAGCGAAATGTGCCGGATTCAGGTTTCGAAGACACAACGTTAGATGCCACCAAAAACTATTTCCCTTTAACCTACAACGAGTGGGTTGCAGAGTGGGCGCTTGGCTATCAAGACACGCTATGGCGGCGCTTTAAAGTTGGTGCAAGATATGTTGATGGTGAAGGAGAGTTGTCGACCCTGCCGTCTTATTTGGACTTAGACTTTAAACGCTTAGGTGTCTTTGCGAATTATCGAATAGACACTTTAGATAACTACAGCTTACCGCGTAAAGGATTCTATCTTAACCTCGATTATTTAATTTCACATGATGAAAGTGTTGGCGGAACGGTCGAAACAGAGAGAGTCTACGAGGAAGATACCGCCTATGAATTTGGCGCTAAGATGATCGCTGCGCATACATTTTCTCGCCATACTTTGGTCGCAAATGTTGACCTTGGTTTTGTAAACAATAAAAACTCATCTGTCCCAATTGATCCTAAAGAAATTGGTGGTTTTCTAAATTTATCGGGCATTCCACGTAACAGTCTGATTGGACAGAATAAAGTATTTGGTAGCCTTGTTTATCGCTATCGTTGGTTTGACAATGACTTTGGATTGTTTACTTCACCATTCTATATTGGAGGTTCCTTAGAATATGGCGGTGTTTGGTCTGATCCAGATCTTGGTATTGACGATGCGCCTTTGTATGCCGCTGGCTCAGTGTTCGCGGGGGTGGATTCTCCGATAGGACCAATAATGTTTGGTTACGGCCGTACTGAGCAGAACTTTGATTCTGTTTACCTAATTATTGGCACTACATTTAAGTAA
- the acnB gene encoding bifunctional aconitate hydratase 2/2-methylisocitrate dehydratase — translation MLEAYRKHVEERAAEGVVPKPLDAEQVAGLVELLKTPPQGEEAFILDLLENRIPPGVDEAAYVKAGFLTAVTKGEVDSPLVSREKAAELLGTMQGGYNIAPLVDLLDDDALASIAVKALSHTLLMFDAFYDVEEKAKAGNTYAQQVLQSWADAEWFTSKEKVAEKITVKVFKVTGETNTDDLSPAPDAWSRPDIPVHAKAMLKMERDGINPDEPGSVGPIKQIEELQKDGIPLAYVGDVVGTGSSRKSATNSVLWFMGEDIPFVPNKRTGGICLGGKIAPIFYNTMEDSGALPIELNVQDMNMGDVIDIYPYEGVVRKDGAEISNFELSKVLLDEVRAGGRIPLIIGRGLTSRARTSLGLEETDLFAKPIDPSASNKGYTLAQKMVGKACGVEGVRAGQYCEPKMTTVGSQDTTGPMTRDELKDLACLGFSADLVMQSFCHTSAYPKPVDVNTHHTLPDFIMNRGGVSLRPGDGVIHSWLNRMLLPDTVGTGGDSHTRFPLGISFPAGSGLVAFAAATGVMPLDMPESILVRFKGEMQPGITLRDLVHAIPYYAIQQGLLTVEKAGKINEFSGRVLEIEGVEHLTVEQAFELSDASAERSAAGCTVKLSQESIEEYLNSNITMLKWMISEGYGDRRTIERRITAMEEWLANPELMEADADAEYAHVIEIDLADIDQPILCAPNDPDDARLLSEVQGTNIDEVFIGSCMTNIGHFRAAGKLLEQFGGQLDTRLWVAPPTKMDRDQLTEEGYYGIYGRAGVRIETPGCSLCMGNQARVADKATVMSTSTRNFPNRLGTGANVYLSSAELAAVGAILGKIPTKEEYLEYAKQIDATAADTYRYLNFHKMEDYTKKADEVIFQEPA, via the coding sequence GTGCTTGAAGCCTACCGTAAACACGTCGAAGAGCGTGCTGCTGAAGGAGTTGTTCCTAAACCACTAGATGCTGAGCAAGTTGCCGGCCTAGTTGAACTTCTTAAAACCCCACCTCAAGGTGAAGAAGCATTTATTCTTGACCTACTAGAGAATCGTATCCCACCAGGTGTTGATGAAGCTGCTTACGTTAAAGCAGGTTTCCTAACGGCTGTGACTAAAGGTGAAGTGGACTCGCCGCTTGTCAGCCGTGAAAAAGCAGCAGAATTGCTTGGCACCATGCAGGGCGGTTACAACATCGCTCCATTGGTTGATTTGCTAGATGATGACGCACTCGCGTCAATCGCTGTTAAAGCACTTTCACACACGCTACTGATGTTTGATGCTTTCTACGATGTAGAAGAGAAAGCAAAAGCAGGTAACACATACGCACAGCAAGTTCTTCAGTCATGGGCTGATGCTGAGTGGTTTACCTCGAAAGAAAAAGTAGCTGAAAAAATCACCGTTAAAGTATTTAAAGTTACTGGTGAAACAAACACCGATGACTTATCTCCAGCACCAGATGCTTGGTCTCGCCCAGACATTCCAGTTCACGCTAAAGCGATGCTGAAAATGGAACGTGATGGTATCAACCCAGACGAGCCAGGAAGCGTTGGTCCTATCAAACAAATCGAAGAGCTACAAAAAGATGGTATCCCACTTGCGTATGTGGGTGACGTTGTTGGTACCGGTTCTTCACGTAAATCAGCGACTAACTCAGTGCTTTGGTTCATGGGTGAAGATATCCCATTTGTACCAAACAAGCGTACTGGTGGTATCTGTTTAGGTGGCAAGATTGCGCCAATCTTCTACAACACAATGGAAGACTCAGGTGCACTACCAATCGAGCTAAACGTTCAAGACATGAACATGGGTGATGTAATTGATATCTACCCATATGAAGGTGTAGTGCGTAAAGACGGCGCTGAGATTTCGAACTTCGAACTGAGCAAAGTATTGCTTGATGAAGTACGCGCTGGTGGCCGTATTCCACTGATCATCGGTCGTGGCTTAACAAGCCGTGCTCGTACATCTCTTGGTCTAGAAGAAACGGATCTGTTTGCTAAGCCAATTGATCCATCTGCATCTAACAAGGGTTACACACTGGCTCAGAAGATGGTCGGTAAAGCTTGTGGCGTTGAAGGTGTTCGCGCTGGTCAATACTGCGAACCTAAGATGACAACAGTAGGTTCTCAGGATACGACTGGCCCTATGACGCGTGATGAGCTAAAAGACCTTGCGTGTCTTGGCTTCTCAGCAGACTTAGTGATGCAATCATTCTGTCACACATCTGCTTATCCGAAACCAGTAGACGTAAACACTCACCACACGCTACCTGACTTCATCATGAACCGTGGCGGTGTGTCACTGCGTCCTGGTGATGGTGTAATCCACTCATGGCTAAACCGTATGCTTCTTCCTGATACAGTAGGTACAGGTGGTGACTCGCATACTCGTTTCCCATTAGGTATTTCATTCCCAGCAGGTTCTGGTCTTGTGGCATTCGCAGCTGCAACAGGTGTTATGCCACTTGATATGCCAGAGTCAATCTTGGTCCGCTTCAAAGGTGAAATGCAACCAGGTATCACATTGCGTGATTTAGTCCATGCGATTCCTTACTACGCAATTCAACAAGGTCTATTGACGGTTGAGAAAGCGGGTAAGATCAACGAATTCTCTGGCCGCGTACTTGAAATTGAAGGTGTTGAGCACCTAACGGTTGAGCAGGCGTTTGAGCTTTCAGATGCGTCAGCAGAGCGTTCAGCAGCTGGCTGTACCGTGAAACTCTCTCAAGAGTCGATCGAAGAGTACCTAAACTCGAACATCACTATGCTTAAGTGGATGATCTCGGAAGGTTACGGTGACCGCCGTACTATCGAGCGCCGCATTACAGCGATGGAAGAGTGGCTAGCTAACCCTGAATTGATGGAAGCGGATGCCGACGCAGAGTACGCTCACGTAATTGAAATCGACTTGGCTGACATCGATCAACCGATTCTATGTGCACCAAATGACCCAGATGATGCTCGCCTTCTATCTGAAGTTCAGGGCACTAACATCGACGAAGTGTTCATCGGTTCATGTATGACTAACATTGGTCACTTCCGTGCGGCCGGTAAACTGCTAGAGCAATTTGGTGGCCAGTTAGATACTCGACTATGGGTTGCGCCACCAACCAAGATGGACCGTGATCAGCTAACCGAAGAAGGATACTACGGCATTTACGGCCGTGCGGGTGTTCGTATCGAAACTCCGGGCTGTTCGCTATGTATGGGTAACCAAGCACGTGTGGCAGATAAAGCGACAGTCATGTCTACCTCTACACGTAACTTCCCTAACCGTTTAGGTACAGGTGCGAACGTATACCTATCTTCAGCAGAGCTAGCAGCTGTAGGTGCAATTCTAGGTAAGATTCCAACTAAGGAAGAGTACTTAGAGTACGCTAAGCAGATCGATGCGACAGCAGCAGATACCTACCGTTACTTGAACTTCCATAAGATGGAAGATTACACCAAGAAGGCGGATGAGGTTATCTTTCAAGAGCCTGCATAA